From Faecalicatena sp. Marseille-Q4148:
TCTCCATTATCAGCACCTCCATCTTTATAATACTTACTCTGGACATCAAACAGCTTTCTGTATGTCTTTCCTGATGCCATCAGCTCTTCATGCGTCCCTTCTTCTGCAAAATCTGCTCCATCCAAAAGAAAAATCCTGTCACAAAAACGAGTAGACGCCAGACGGTGTGAAATGAAAACAGAAGTTGCATCCGCTGTAATTTCACTGTATTTCTCATACATTCTGCTTTCCGCAATAGGATCCAGCGCAGCAGTCGGCTCATCAAGTATCATACATGGCGGATTTTTATAAAGAAGCCTTGCAAGTAACAGCTTCTGCTTCTCTCCGCCTGAAAGATCAATCGCTTCCTCAAACACTTCCCGGTAAAGCGGTGTATATTCTTTGTTTGGCAAGTTTTTTATTTTGTCAGCCAGTCCTGCTGTTTCAATACAGTGCCAAAGCTTCTTTCTGTCAATTTCTTCTTCTGTCATCGCACAGGCTATATTACGCCCAATCGACACTGGCAATAAATTATAATTCTGCGGAATCAAACCAAATGCTTCATAAAGTTCATCCCGGTTATATTCAAAAACAGAGTGTCCGTCAATTAGCACTTCCCCTTCATCCGGAATCAGCAAACCACACATCAACATCGTCAGTGTTGTTTTTCCAGCTCCATTTAAACCAACAAGTGCAATCTTTTCTCCGGCATTGATCCGAAAAGATACATGATCCAAAATCTGTTTTTCTCCCATTGGATACCGGTAACTCACATCTTTAAATTCAATTGAAAAAGGATTTTTAGGCACAGGTATCCCAGTTCCTGAATTTAACCGGTTTGTAATCTCCATACTTTCACGAAAATCTGAAATCTGAAGTGTTCCCTCAGAAATCTTACTCCAACTATTCAGAATTTCCGTCATATATTCTGAAAGCGCTGTGATCGCAGAAAAATATAAAACAAATAAAGCCGCATCTACTTCTCCCGCAGCAGCCTTAAAAATCAAAAATCCATACGCAAGTCCATCACGCACAAGCACAACGAGAAAACTGACAAACGCTGTCATAAAACTCCGATGCTCTTTTATGTTCACTTGCTTCTGACATTCCAACAGGCTTTTTCGATTCAGCTCATGCAGAAACATCTGCATCTGATAAAGCCGGATATCTTTTCCAAATTTAAAATTACCAGATAGTTTTTCATTTAAGTATCTCCGCCGCTTATCAGCCACATACAGGTAATCTCTCTGATTATAATTTGCTTTCCGTTCCCATATGCCCATACCATAAGAAATCATGCAGCCACATATCAGAAGAACAACAATCACCGGATGCAGTACAGAAACGACACCGCCAAACAACAAAAACTTGAAAACCGTTGCAATAATTTCTGCAAAATCCATAGGAAAATGCACTCCTGCCGTATGATTATTTTCAATCGCTTTTGAACCTCTTTCATTTAATTTCTGTACTTCTTCAGAATACTGATGATACCAGTCTCGATTACGCCGATTCTCAAACTGCAAATACATCAGTTGAAATGTTACATACATTTCATTCGGTTCTTTCCACATATCTAATAATGTATTTATGAATTCTGTCAAAAATCCAACCAGCAAAAGTCCTGCAATAACAAGAGCCACATAATTAAATGTAGTTGCCTCCTCCAACACTTTCAGAATAAGCGATGGTGTGTACAGCGTCACTGCTGCTGCCAAAAGGGACACCGGAACAATAAACACTCCATGAAATACAAGACGACGTTCATTCCGCCACAAATAGCGATACATATAACTGACACAACTGAAAAGACCATATTTCGGTTTGCGTTTTTGTTCTTTTTGTAATTTTTTCATATTCTAAGCCTCCTCATTTCATCTGATAAAATTATATAACACAGAACTGTCTTTCCAGCTTTTTCATGAACCAAATGTCTGTTACTGTGAACCAAATGCAAATGAGGCAGACATCTGCCTCACTCTAAACCTTTATTCATTCATTAATGGAATCAGGATCTCTGCCGTAAATCCACCATCCTCACTGTCAGCAGAAAACATACCTCCATATTTTGTAACTGCATTTTCTACACGCGCAAGTCCAAATCCATGTTGCTCTCCCTTCATTGACTCAAACAGCTTACCGCGATGTACCTGTTTCTCACCCGCAGCATTTGTAATTGCAAGATAAAGCTGCGTGTTCTTTTTTCCGATGTAAACGCGAATAAATCTATCATCCGGAGGAAGCTTCTTATTTTCTTCTATGGCATTATCAAGAAGATTCCCGATAATCACACACAAATCAATATCTGAAACTGTCACACCTTCTGGCAAAACTGCCTTTGCATTCACAGGAATATCATTTTGGGCAGCAATATTCATCTTTCCATTAAGAATCGCATCTACCATAACTCTTCCTGTTTTTACAGAAGTATCTACTGTAGTCAGATCTTGGTTCAGTTGATGTAGATATTCATTCACTTCATCATATTTTCCAAGCGCCATGCTTGCCTGCAATGCCTGAATATGATTATGATAGTCATGGCGCCAGCCACGCATTTTCATATACATACTTTCTACTTCATCACAATATTTTTGGAGCAGATCGCTTTGGTATTCTTCAATTCTTTTGTCTATCCATTTTTGAAATAACATTTTCTTTTCCTCTAAAACAGCCGAATAATTTCTTTCCCGATCTTCTGTGCCATCCCGCGGCTGATCGGCACTTCTGTACCATCCTTTAATATAACTGCATTATGATTAATCTGTTGAACATAGCGCAGATTCACAAGAAATGAACGCTGACATTTCAAAAAATATTCATCCAGCTCTTCCCCAATCTCTCCCAACGACACCCTCATCCGATATGAACGGTCTTCTGTATGGATGACTACATACTGCTTCTGAGCTTCCAGATAAGTAATCTTATGTACTGGTACAAGTACTGTCTGCCGATCAAATGTAATTACCAACTGCTTTTCTTGCCTTCCAAACTGTTCGACTGCACGATCAAGAACAGTGAACAGCTTATCCTTCACCACCGGCTTCATTAGATAATGAAGAGCTGACACCTCATATCCTTCCGACATAAAATCAGGAAATCCGGTAATAAAAATAATTTGTACCCGCTTATTCTCCTCCCGGATATGCTTCGCCAGAGCAACGCCATCCATTTCTTTCATTTCAATATCTAAGAGAAGAATATCCCAATCTTTATGATCTTCGTACTGAAACAAAAAACTTTCTGCTGAACAAAATTTTTCTATCCAAACATCTAACTGTCTTGTTTTCATCCAGTCTTTCAAGATGTTCTCCACATATTCTGCGTCTGCATTTCTGTCATCTATAATTGCCGCACGATAATCCATGCACTCACCTACTTTCTCCCTGCAAAGAAATCATCGCAAAACTGATTCCATTTTCTTTCATATTCGCTGTGTGATATCGGCGCAAGATCCCGCGGTGTATGTACATGCCGTTTCCTGGCCTCTTTAACAAACTCCCAAATATAGTCATCTACACTATCTTCTGTCGCCCGCACTTCTGTCCAACCGTTCATCGCCGCGTAATATAAGCGAGTATGTCCATCCAGAGAAACATATCCTTCCTCAAAAGGCGCAACTGGAACAATGATTTCTTCTGATGTTTGAACGAAATGGCTGATTGCTCTGACTTTTTCTTCATCCACATAAAACTGTGACGGCTGAATCACATCCAACGGAACTGTAAATATTTCTTTCCGTGCGTATTGTTTTACAAGTCTGTGTTCCGTATCATAAAAATATGTAATCTGCGGTGTATAAAAACGAAATTCTTCTATCACCGGCAAATACATTCCCGGATTGCTGCCTTTTATGACGGCTTCAAAATCTGAGACGATTTCCACCTCATAAGGCATCCCGTCTGCCAAAAAGCATCCATGCTGCCAGAGCACCTTTTGAGAAAAGCGTTCGTCCCGGTATCCATTTATCCTTTCAATTTCCATTTAGGTTTCTCCTTTATTCTTTTCTGAAGATGTCCAGTGTATGGTGTGAATACCCAATCATATCCTGCCTCTCGCAAGTTGCAAGATGATATTTTAAATAAAGTTCATACATCCGGTCATCCATCTGATCTACGGTTTCTCTCATATGATTTGCGTATCCGTCTGCTGCGATAAAATGCAGCGATGTCACATGGAATTTTGAGCGGAGCTTATCAATATCTTCTTTTCGATACAGCTCAAATATATCCCATGGCTTTGAAAACGCAGCAAATGTTTCCGTATTAATGTTACATTTCTCGATAATATTGTAAATCTCCCCACGGATAAATCCATAGGATAAAATGCTCGCATCCCCCATACAGTATGCAGCAAAAATAATCCCGCCTTTCTTTGTTACCCTGATTGCTTCTGATAATGCTTTTAACTGATCTTCTGTTGTAAACAAGTGGTACATCGGACCAAGCAGAAGCGTAATATCGTACGTATCACTTGCAAAAGCAGACAAATCCATCGCGTTGCCCTGTGTGATCGTGACCGGTTCCTCTTCGATTGTATTCTTCTTAAAAATCTCAATATTATGTTCTACTAATTCGACCGCATCCACCTGATAACCTTTTTGCGCCAAAGCATGACTATAACGCCCGGTTGCTGCCCCAATCTCCAGGATACGCATCCCCAGTTCAAGATATTTCTCAATATATTTCATCGTCGTGATATACTCTACCATTCCATGCTTTGATACGAGACGGCCTTCCTCATCATATCCTTCATAATAATTTGTTAAACAGTCCATTTGATTCATACTGCATTACCTCCCGAAAAGTTCAAATCATAATTCCCGCTCTGCCACCACCACAGTATAGTGATCCGTATCGTATGTAACCCCTGTTGCGGTAAATCCATTCTTGCGCCAGAAATGCTCTGCCTGTGGATTGCCTTTCACCCAGCCAAGCCGAACATGCTCAAACCCGATTTCCGTTAAATAAGAACATAATTCATCAATAATTGCGCTTCCGATTCCGGTATTCTGAACAGATACGTCTGTCATAAAGAAACCTATAAAAGCCGTATTTTCATTTGGATATGCCCTAATCAAATCCATTACAGCAATCAATTTTTCTGCATCATAGTACCCCAGATAATACTTATCAGACAGCTCCTTGTTCGGAGGAAGCGCTTTCATGTCATCCGCAATACTTTCTTCCGTAACAAACGGCGGACAGTACTGATAAAACAAATGATTTTTGCAGCACAGTGTGAAGATATCCGCAATATCTGCCTCCTTCATACGCCGCACTGTATAACATTTAGAAAACTGTGAAATATCCATTTGATTTTCTCCATCTCTCTGTAAATTTATACAAAAATACTTTTCTTCTATCCTAAAAAAATTCCATACTAGGCCTGTGTAAATAATATTTAAAACAAATCCAGCATATTATCCAGATAGATTTTTTCTCTGACATGTAGCTGGTATTCTGGCTTTGTCATATAGTAGAGCAAAAATTCCAGAAGCAACGCACTTCCCAGACCACGGCCTTCAATCTTAAAATTGGAAAATCCCATCGGTAAGTAACTGTTTTGAATATCATTCACACTGATAAACCCGGGATTTTCCATTGCTTTTGAAAACCGGTAACCTTCCCCTGCATCAGGGGCAGCACAGCGGTGTCCGCAATCATCTTCTCCAAGATTTCTCCGGCTAACAGCTTCATAGCACTGCTTCCTGTCCTTGCAGCCAAACCAACAACACTCATTACACAGAAACTCTACTTTGTCCTTCTGTTTCGCAGACAACACACGCAACTGTTCCCAAATTTTATTTAGCCGAAAGTCCGGTACAATATAAAGAAACTCATCTCGGTTCACTTCATCTACAAATTGCCGGAACTCTGTCAAAACCTTCGTAGTAGATGAAACAAAATAGAGTTTCGGGTAATTTATTTTCAGATAGTCTAACAGCAGATCTGAATGAACAATGACACCATTTCGTTTTTCTCCACTTTCTTCAAGCAAAGCGCAGAGCAGATTACATTTCTTATCTGAAAGGTGCTCTTCCCGGAGCAGAGAATTGCTGAATGTCAGCCGGGCAGAAATCCCGTATTCCTGCATCAGCCCCAGAACCTTGTCCGGATCGCAATCTCCACCTCCAACACGGCCTCCGCCCCAAATACACTCTGCCGGAGCGCCATATATGGAACCTATCTCACACCAATCATAAAAATATTCTCTGTGTTCACGAAACAATGGCAAAAAAATACAATAGAATTCATAGAATTCAAATAAACCGGGAAGATGGTAATATGCTATGTTCTTTCTTAATTCATTCATATCTACCTTGTCACCTCATTTATCAGTAGTTTTATATTATCTGTTGTTTGCTGCATGATATCTTAAAAAGTCAGTGCAAAAATTCCACCGTCAAACACAATATCATTTCCTGCAGAATCTTTATAAAAGGATACCTTTTCTGTTCCGATTTGCTGGAATCCTAAAGATTTCAATAATAATACTGACGGTACATTGTTTATTGCTGTACCTGCAGTAAATCTCGTTATTCCACACCCGCGCAAATATTCAAAAAGTTTCAAATGACTTTCTCTGGCATATCCTTTTCCGTGGAAATCCGAATGAAAACAATATCCGATTTCATATCCATTTTTTCTCATGTTAAAAGCAATATACCCAATAACTATATTGTTCAGGCAAACAGCAAAAAACATATGTTCCAACCCTCGATTAGCTTTTGCCCATTGGAGTATCCTTTCCCGAACCGCTTCATCATCTGTATTATGAGGTCTATCATACTTGGCAAATTCAGAAGTATTAAAATCCTCCCAAATTTTCTGAATGCTTTTCCAATCATTCTCTGTTATATGTCTTATAACAAGTCTTTCTGTTTTCAATAACATGGCAATTTTTCTCTCCATAAATTTTAAATTATTACTGTATTTCCTAAGCACATTAATGAAAAATCCTGATATAACTCATATCATTGAACGATGTTCCTATATCTGAACCCTCTCTATGATGCTATAAACATTCCATATTCCTTTGGCACATTTAAAACTCCATCTATTAAATTTTGCATTAGAATTTCTTTTATTATATGTTTTGATACATTATTTAATAATGTCATACTGGAAAGCGAATAAATATAATCCACCATATCATCTACATTGCTCACTGCTAATGAATCAATATATTCTAACTTTTTAATTTTCGAAAATGACTTACTTAAAATTCCAGCTCCATTTTGGAGTGTAAAATTTTTATTTAAATTATCTTCAACGCCATATGGAGCAAGGATCTCAGAAAGATACTCGATAATTCCATGTTCTCCATATGTTGCACAATAAAAAGAACCATCTCTTTTTAACACCCGTCGTACCTCAGCTAACCCTGTATATATATCAGGTACATGATATAACATCATATTAGCTATAACAGCATCAAATGTTTCATCTTCATAAGGTATTTCTTGAATATCCAAAACTTTATACTCAATATTATCATAATTGCCTACATTCTCTTTTGCTGCTGTTATCATTCCTTCAGAAAAATCAGATAATATCAACGTTGAACACTTGCTAATTAGAGTCTCTCTGTTCTTCCATATATCTCCTGTTCCACAACCTAATTCCAAAATTTTCATGCCTTTATTAATCCTATAATTTGAAATAATCCAATTTCCAAATCCCTGCTTATTTGTTGAATATTTATCATGAATAGACATTCTTGTATTTAAATTTTTTGCAGTTGCATACTGCTGTTTTATAACTGAAATATTATTTATTTTATTCATACTTCCATCCCCATTTATCAATGTCTGTACAACTAACTATCCTCAAAAGAGATAACAAACCCCAATACTGCAAATGGTTCTGGTGTCATCTCTGTACTCTCTTGTCCAGGATAAACTGCTCCAGATTAATCTTATGATGATATTTTACAGAAGCAACTTTATCTTTTTCCAAGATAATCTTATTCATATCCAGACCATTCAGTGCGGCAATGGCTATGGCATAATGAATTACATCCGCCAATTCATTGCCCAATTGTGCCTGTAGATCTTCGTCACCGGAAGCTTTTCTACCGGCTTTTTTGTTTAGAACCTCGGCTACTTCTCCAATCTCTTCCACAAGCTTCATAAAGAGACTTTGATCAATGCCGTCATTGCTGTAATGATTCAGTAAATAAGCTTCCAGTTCCTCTATAGTTATTTTCATTCTCTGCACCTCCAACACGACCTCCGCCCCAAATACAATCTGCCGGAGCTCCATATTTAGTTATCTTTCTCCATAAAACACTCTATAATTCAAAACAACTTACCGATGAATATACATTCTTGTCAAATCGGTTTCTCCATCCCCCTGCACCATACAGAAAAACTCCCATCCATATCTTTCATAAAAATCTGTATGATCCGTAATCAAATAAATGGGTGTAATTCCTTTCGATTTCATATCCTCGACAACCATATTAAGTAAATGACCTGCGATTCCTTGACACCGGCAATCTTTTTCAGTATATACTGCACATATATTCGGGCTAAGATCTTTTCTATTGTGAAAATCATTCTCAATGACTCCCATACCACCTACAATCCGCTCTCCATCCATGCACAAATACCAACCATACTCTGTTTCTTTATTAAGATACGCTTCCATACCTTCCAAATAAGCTTCCTTTGGCACGTTCCATTTATTATGAAACCATAAAGCTGCCCGTTCCTTTAGTTGCGGTCTTTCTCTTAAAGTAATATATGTATACTCTCTCATATTTTGATCCTCTCCTATTTCATACAACTATTTGCTGACTGTTTTTTTCTGCAAAATAAAACATATTTTTTCTTTTCTATAAATTTCGCGTTTATTTACTTTAAAGTCTCCACCATATAATAAAATTCTCCCTTCCCAATCGGAGTAGTTCGCACTATCGGCGGGCCAGAAATAGTAAAGCCGGCTTTTTCATAACATTTGATTGCTCTTATATTCCAACTTCTAACTTCTATAGCTACCTTTTTCGCCGGGTACTGTTTATGCGAAAGCTCACAGGCCATTTTAACAATTTGCTGTCCATAGCCTTTACCACAGTACTGTGGATGCACCCCAACTCCCAGAAAAATATTTGATTCAGTTTCTTTTAAATTAATATAACCAACCAGCTTTTCTCCGTCATAATACGAATAATAATTGTTCTGTCGATTAGCAAACCCTCGATGATTTTTCATCTGTTCCATGTAAGGGATATTGTTATAAATGGAATATGGTTCCTCATATTTCCATTCGCTTATCATGTATTTTTCTTTTTCTGTCGTTCGATGATACTGAAGCATTTGCACTCTCCTTGTCAATAAGCTTTATCATATGCAGCTTTTAAATCCATTGTATAAAAGACCGTTTTTTGATAAAATTTCTTCCGCATCCTTAAATTTTAGTTTTATATTTCTTTTCTTCCAAAAGGAATAAATAATAGCGGACCAAAAGACGAAAGAATCTCTGAAATCATAATATTGTCCGTCAGTTTCATCAAAAATTGCGAAATCATTCCTTTCCAATTTTGAATGTATGCAAGAGTAACACTTAACTCAAGCGGGAAGTTTGGAAACAAACTCTGTGCCAATATGATTAGAAGGTAGATAGAAGACATAATTCCGGCAGAGACCGCAATCTCTTTTTTGGTCATAGAGCGAAAGGCCCATAAACCTCCAATTAACACTATAATTAGAAATATCACTGTGTGGAAAATTGCTGAGCGTACAGGATCCGTAGAAACTATCGTAACGCCATCAGCATCTACCGTCTTTACACCAAAAAAGAAACCTCCAAGATAGGCGGTAATAGAAAAACTAATCCAACTAGCAACCATGCAAAAAACCGGAACTTTCCACAATGTCTGAATCCGCACTTTCATGAGTATCTCTCCTTTTTCTATATTTAATTTCATATGAGTGTGAATACTGCATCTGAAAACTGCTTCACAATATATGAAATATACCATTCTACGTTATCCTTCACCGATTCGAAATGCAAAGAAGAACAAACGCTATGAATCTTTTCCTCTGCATCATTTTCTAGTATCATTGCTGTTGGTCCGCTGTTACCTCCAATGATACTTACACAACAAACTCCTTGAGTTGATCCCAGATTGGATTTATCGTTCCACTCAGGATTCTCTATCGGTTGATCACTTTCAGCGCAATCATGAATCATAATTTCTTTTCCCCACTCAGGACTGACCGTATAATTCATAGCAATAAAATAAGTAGGATACCTCCACCGTTTAGGTAACAAACTACTCTCTGGCAATATTTGTTGTTCTATACTTTGTACCGTCAATTCAAATGCCTTACCACTGATGGGGTGGATAAAAGTAACTTTATCACCGGGAGCCTGTACTACAAAATGTTCTCCGGGAACTCTGTCTGGCTGCTGCTCCATTATAAGTGAAAGGGACTTAATTTCTGAACGGCGTTTACTTGCCCATGGAAAAGCATTTCTGAAAATAACCCAACCATATGATTTATCCAAATGATAATGCTCTACTACCCTTTTTGTTTCTAAATCATAACCATTTTTGTCTGCTAAATACGGATTAAAACATATAGAACAACCACGCGAAACCGTCATTTCTTTATTATTTAACTTTAACATCGGGTGAAAATGAAAACATAATGGATTCTCTATTTCCATCTGCATTTGCTGTTCATTGGTAAAACCATCATAGAAATCACTTTTACAGCTTAGCTTCCACTTTTCCATAAAATTCTGTATTCTCCTGGCATCCACACGCATACAAAAATCTATGACAAGACCTTTTCCGCAGGAATATGTCACCGGAATAAACCAGTGATATCCTGCCCAGTCAAAATGCTGATTCACCGGAATTTCTTTTCCGGCATGATCTCTTCCATGGTGTCCCCAGAAATTTCCTTCATAATAAACTTTCCATTCAGGAAATTTCGATTCTGCAGACGGCTTCATATCAGCAGCACAATAATCCTCTTCTTCTTGTAAAAATTTCTTGAATGTGTTTTCCATAAATCATCCTCATCTTTCGATCATCCTAATTGTGTTATAAAACTCGCTTGGATTCAATACTTGTTAATTATAACATGCAATTCATAATAACGCTGATCATCATTTCCTTTTCTTCCGGTCTTGATTCTGCAATCATAATAGTCAATGCAACTAAAGTAGCATCTGCTATTTTCTTCTCTCCATCCACAAATAGCGCCTCATTTTTATCAAGAAAATAAAGAAACATTGTTGCAGCGATTCTTTTATTTCCATCAAGAAAGCTGTGGTTCTTCGTTACAAAGTATAACAGGTTTGCCGCTTTTTCTTCCAAAGATTCATAAAGCTCTGTTCCTGCAAATGACTGATAAATATTTCCGATACTCCCTTTAAAAGAATCATCTTTTTCTTTTCCAAACAAATCCGATTCGTCTCCAAATCGCATACTTTGAATGATATCTATACATTCCTCATAGGAAAGTACATATGTTGCGCGATTTCCGTTAGGTCTTGTCATATTCTGGTGATCATAACAATCCAACAACTCTAATGCCCTGCTGTATTTTTCTATTACAGAACGAACCTGTCTGCTGTCCAGCTCATTTTCCGTCCGCCTCATGTTATCTTCTTTTTCCGATATTACAACTTCATTTTTGTTCATACTCTTTCTCCAGTTCTATCCCTTTTTCGCGCAATATCTGCTGCACCTTCATCTAATATGTGATTAATCATTTTCAGCAATCCATTTCTTCGACCAAATCAACAATGTTTCGGACATCAAATCGAACTCAACCATTCCGCCTTTTTTCAAATTTAAAAAGTTGGAAACAATCACCCGTTCATCGGCAGATACAACTTGAAGCAATTCCTTTTGGTGTCTGATATAGTTTCCTGTCTGCTTAAAAGCAATTGCCTGTACAATGAAAGAAGCAGATTTATACAATCCTCGCAAGATATCTTCACTCTTTTCATACAACATATTATGAACACAGCCGTGAAATATGTTGCAGGCACCGATTTTGATTGCTCTGTTCACACTACTATCATCAATAACTGCCAGTAATTCATCAAGACTCCCTTTCATCGGTGTGGTGTCATAATAGAACTGAAACAAGTCAGACGGTTCCCAATTCATAATATCGTCTTTCCCTGAAAGGAAACCACAAAGCATTTCCCTATTTGGAAGGGTATCTAACATTGCATTATAAGTTCGAATATCCATAGCAGACAATTCATCCAGAATTACAACAATATCAATATCGCTTGTCTCCATCGCTTCTCCACGTCCATAACTGCCCTGTAAACCGACAAACCATACACGGCTTCCGAAAGTCTCATCTAATGTCTGTAGGAAATTTTTCATCCAAACAGTAATATCTAACATCTTGATTACCTCGTTAAATTCAAAATTTTATAATCACATTATAGCATACACACTTTTGAAATCCCATACCCTCTCGTCGGATCATTGACCAAAACATGACTGCAATTAATTTTTAGCTTTTTATGCTGCTCCGGTTATGCGTAAAAGTTCCTCTTCTGTTCCACAAATCCAGAATCAGCAATGATATTTTATTCTCCATAAAATCCGTTGTCACTTTTTTGTGCCCATTTCATATACATTTCCTTGTAGTTATCTTTTATAAATTCACGAATCATTCTGATTTCTCTATCAGTCAGTTGACCTTCATTCTCTATTGTTGTTTCACCATCTTTTTTCACAAAAAACTTTGCAGATCCTGCTTCTGTAAGCTTTCTATCGCTTGCATGTACATGCATAGCTTCAATTACACAATGCGAGGTATAATACAAATAATACCCACATACTTTATATTCATAATATTTAGGCATATATTATTCCTCCATGTATTTACGATTTTTATGATAATATTCCAATACAATTTCCAACTCTATATCATCCATGCTTGTTTCCAATATGTCTCCACTTCTACTTAAATACGCTGCTTTATGTGGATTATTCAAATTAAGCACTCTTACATTTTCACCATCTTTTGTAAATGCATATCCATTTATAATCATTTCCGCTGCATCTGCTACTTCTTTAATATTACACATATTCAATCCTCACTTTCTGAATCGGCTTCAAAAATTCTTCTGCATTAATATATAAATTATCAAGAATGGGAATTAAATCAATATATTCTTCTTCTTCATCGCATCCTTCATATTTCGCCATAACAACGATATATCCATGATCCCACTCAACCACTTTCGTATATCGCTCCAATCTCGGAGATGTTTTAAAACGTATATTATATCCATTAAATATAAA
This genomic window contains:
- a CDS encoding nucleotide pyrophosphohydrolase — protein: MKITIEELEAYLLNHYSNDGIDQSLFMKLVEEIGEVAEVLNKKAGRKASGDEDLQAQLGNELADVIHYAIAIAALNGLDMNKIILEKDKVASVKYHHKINLEQFILDKRVQR
- a CDS encoding GHKL domain-containing protein codes for the protein MLFQKWIDKRIEEYQSDLLQKYCDEVESMYMKMRGWRHDYHNHIQALQASMALGKYDEVNEYLHQLNQDLTTVDTSVKTGRVMVDAILNGKMNIAAQNDIPVNAKAVLPEGVTVSDIDLCVIIGNLLDNAIEENKKLPPDDRFIRVYIGKKNTQLYLAITNAAGEKQVHRGKLFESMKGEQHGFGLARVENAVTKYGGMFSADSEDGGFTAEILIPLMNE
- a CDS encoding GNAT family N-acetyltransferase: MDISQFSKCYTVRRMKEADIADIFTLCCKNHLFYQYCPPFVTEESIADDMKALPPNKELSDKYYLGYYDAEKLIAVMDLIRAYPNENTAFIGFFMTDVSVQNTGIGSAIIDELCSYLTEIGFEHVRLGWVKGNPQAEHFWRKNGFTATGVTYDTDHYTVVVAEREL
- a CDS encoding methyltransferase domain-containing protein — encoded protein: MNQMDCLTNYYEGYDEEGRLVSKHGMVEYITTMKYIEKYLELGMRILEIGAATGRYSHALAQKGYQVDAVELVEHNIEIFKKNTIEEEPVTITQGNAMDLSAFASDTYDITLLLGPMYHLFTTEDQLKALSEAIRVTKKGGIIFAAYCMGDASILSYGFIRGEIYNIIEKCNINTETFAAFSKPWDIFELYRKEDIDKLRSKFHVTSLHFIAADGYANHMRETVDQMDDRMYELYLKYHLATCERQDMIGYSHHTLDIFRKE
- a CDS encoding response regulator transcription factor — translated: MDYRAAIIDDRNADAEYVENILKDWMKTRQLDVWIEKFCSAESFLFQYEDHKDWDILLLDIEMKEMDGVALAKHIREENKRVQIIFITGFPDFMSEGYEVSALHYLMKPVVKDKLFTVLDRAVEQFGRQEKQLVITFDRQTVLVPVHKITYLEAQKQYVVIHTEDRSYRMRVSLGEIGEELDEYFLKCQRSFLVNLRYVQQINHNAVILKDGTEVPISRGMAQKIGKEIIRLF
- a CDS encoding class I SAM-dependent methyltransferase; the encoded protein is MNKINNISVIKQQYATAKNLNTRMSIHDKYSTNKQGFGNWIISNYRINKGMKILELGCGTGDIWKNRETLISKCSTLILSDFSEGMITAAKENVGNYDNIEYKVLDIQEIPYEDETFDAVIANMMLYHVPDIYTGLAEVRRVLKRDGSFYCATYGEHGIIEYLSEILAPYGVEDNLNKNFTLQNGAGILSKSFSKIKKLEYIDSLAVSNVDDMVDYIYSLSSMTLLNNVSKHIIKEILMQNLIDGVLNVPKEYGMFIAS
- a CDS encoding ABC transporter ATP-binding protein, yielding MKKLQKEQKRKPKYGLFSCVSYMYRYLWRNERRLVFHGVFIVPVSLLAAAVTLYTPSLILKVLEEATTFNYVALVIAGLLLVGFLTEFINTLLDMWKEPNEMYVTFQLMYLQFENRRNRDWYHQYSEEVQKLNERGSKAIENNHTAGVHFPMDFAEIIATVFKFLLFGGVVSVLHPVIVVLLICGCMISYGMGIWERKANYNQRDYLYVADKRRRYLNEKLSGNFKFGKDIRLYQMQMFLHELNRKSLLECQKQVNIKEHRSFMTAFVSFLVVLVRDGLAYGFLIFKAAAGEVDAALFVLYFSAITALSEYMTEILNSWSKISEGTLQISDFRESMEITNRLNSGTGIPVPKNPFSIEFKDVSYRYPMGEKQILDHVSFRINAGEKIALVGLNGAGKTTLTMLMCGLLIPDEGEVLIDGHSVFEYNRDELYEAFGLIPQNYNLLPVSIGRNIACAMTEEEIDRKKLWHCIETAGLADKIKNLPNKEYTPLYREVFEEAIDLSGGEKQKLLLARLLYKNPPCMILDEPTAALDPIAESRMYEKYSEITADATSVFISHRLASTRFCDRIFLLDGADFAEEGTHEELMASGKTYRKLFDVQSKYYKDGGADNGE
- a CDS encoding GNAT family N-acetyltransferase, encoding MLLKTERLVIRHITENDWKSIQKIWEDFNTSEFAKYDRPHNTDDEAVRERILQWAKANRGLEHMFFAVCLNNIVIGYIAFNMRKNGYEIGYCFHSDFHGKGYARESHLKLFEYLRGCGITRFTAGTAINNVPSVLLLKSLGFQQIGTEKVSFYKDSAGNDIVFDGGIFALTF
- a CDS encoding GNAT family N-acetyltransferase, which produces MREYTYITLRERPQLKERAALWFHNKWNVPKEAYLEGMEAYLNKETEYGWYLCMDGERIVGGMGVIENDFHNRKDLSPNICAVYTEKDCRCQGIAGHLLNMVVEDMKSKGITPIYLITDHTDFYERYGWEFFCMVQGDGETDLTRMYIHR